A genomic segment from Garra rufa chromosome 5, GarRuf1.0, whole genome shotgun sequence encodes:
- the LOC141335428 gene encoding probable global transcription activator SNF2L2 isoform X1 gives MKRLAARCNAGLLILSPPDWSQPGDHSQSQAIQNGVSEVMEEESNLKKRKSDQQGNQVSETGQEVVEKVKKRRGRPPAEKLPPNPPKLTKQMNTIVDMVINYKDTLGRQISKGFVQLPSRKEVPEYYELIRKPVDFRRIRERVRNHKYRCIADLEKDVMQMCHNAQTFNLEGSQIFEDSIVLKSVFESARQRIVELSEEDNDAVGSSEAEGGHLLNLEAPVSESTNPKLDKKKEKNKTVPSNSSPKEVTNSDEDLGKECANNTRGLLN, from the exons ATGAAGAGACTGGCTGCGCGCTGCAATGCTGGTTTGCTAATTCTCTCTCCTCCAGACTGGAGCCAGCCTGGAGACCACAGTCAG tctcaggccatccaaaacgGAGTGTCTGAGGTTATGGAGGAAGAAAGCAACTTAAAGAAACGAAAAAGTGATCAACAAGGCAACCAGGTCTCTGAGACTGGTCAGGAGGTGGTGGAGAAGGTCAAAAAGCGACGAGGTCGCCCTCCTGCCGAGAAGCTGCCGCCCAACCCTCCCAAGCTCACAAAACAGATGAACACCATCGTAGACATGGTCATCAACTACAAGGACAC GTTGGGCCGACAGATCAGTAAAGGTTTTGTTCAGCTGCCCTCAAGAAAAGAGGTGCCAGAGTACTACGAGCTCATCCGCAAGCCAGTCGACTTCAGGAGGATCAGG GAGAGAGTGCGTAATCACAAATACAGGTGCATTGCAGACCTGGAAAAGGATGTCATGCAGATGTGCCACAATGCCCAGACATTTAATCTGGAAGGATCTCAG ATCTTTGAGGACTCCATTGTTTTAAAGTCTGTTTTTGAGAGTGCAAGACAGCGAATAGTGGAACTTAGCGAGGAAGACAATGATGCTGTTGGAAGCAGTGAAGCAGAAGGTGGCCATCTTTTAAATCTAGAGG CTCCTGTTTCAGAGTCAACAAATCCCAAGCTGGataaaaaaaaggagaaaaataaAACGGTTCCTAGTAATTCCAGCCCAAAGGAGGTCACAAACAGTGATGAAGACCTTGGCAAAGAATGTGCGAATAACACAAGAGGACTATTAAATTAG
- the LOC141335428 gene encoding probable global transcription activator SNF2L2 isoform X2, whose translation MEEESNLKKRKSDQQGNQVSETGQEVVEKVKKRRGRPPAEKLPPNPPKLTKQMNTIVDMVINYKDTLGRQISKGFVQLPSRKEVPEYYELIRKPVDFRRIRERVRNHKYRCIADLEKDVMQMCHNAQTFNLEGSQIFEDSIVLKSVFESARQRIVELSEEDNDAVGSSEAEGGHLLNLEAPVSESTNPKLDKKKEKNKTVPSNSSPKEVTNSDEDLGKECANNTRGLLN comes from the exons ATGGAGGAAGAAAGCAACTTAAAGAAACGAAAAAGTGATCAACAAGGCAACCAGGTCTCTGAGACTGGTCAGGAGGTGGTGGAGAAGGTCAAAAAGCGACGAGGTCGCCCTCCTGCCGAGAAGCTGCCGCCCAACCCTCCCAAGCTCACAAAACAGATGAACACCATCGTAGACATGGTCATCAACTACAAGGACAC GTTGGGCCGACAGATCAGTAAAGGTTTTGTTCAGCTGCCCTCAAGAAAAGAGGTGCCAGAGTACTACGAGCTCATCCGCAAGCCAGTCGACTTCAGGAGGATCAGG GAGAGAGTGCGTAATCACAAATACAGGTGCATTGCAGACCTGGAAAAGGATGTCATGCAGATGTGCCACAATGCCCAGACATTTAATCTGGAAGGATCTCAG ATCTTTGAGGACTCCATTGTTTTAAAGTCTGTTTTTGAGAGTGCAAGACAGCGAATAGTGGAACTTAGCGAGGAAGACAATGATGCTGTTGGAAGCAGTGAAGCAGAAGGTGGCCATCTTTTAAATCTAGAGG CTCCTGTTTCAGAGTCAACAAATCCCAAGCTGGataaaaaaaaggagaaaaataaAACGGTTCCTAGTAATTCCAGCCCAAAGGAGGTCACAAACAGTGATGAAGACCTTGGCAAAGAATGTGCGAATAACACAAGAGGACTATTAAATTAG